A single window of Achromobacter xylosoxidans DNA harbors:
- a CDS encoding TetR/AcrR family transcriptional regulator, with product MTAKTEKSELTFAAIVDAALDMAAAQGLESLSLGQVAKRLDISKSGVFSRVGSREALQQAVLDEYERRFVAAVFTPAMTRPRGLPRLNALMNLWIERACNVELLTGCIYIAGAFEFDDVESPLREILENNLRRWRGVMVRTVRQALDEGHLRPDTDPEQLVFEVYSLMIGLMHDARFLRDPKARERVRAAYERLISTYRSFKYIE from the coding sequence ATGACTGCCAAGACCGAAAAAAGCGAGCTGACTTTCGCGGCCATCGTGGACGCGGCCCTGGACATGGCAGCCGCCCAGGGGCTCGAGAGCCTGTCGCTCGGCCAGGTGGCCAAACGCCTGGACATCAGCAAGAGCGGTGTGTTTTCGCGGGTCGGATCGCGCGAGGCCTTGCAGCAGGCCGTTCTGGACGAGTACGAGCGCCGCTTCGTCGCCGCGGTCTTCACGCCCGCGATGACCCGGCCTCGCGGCCTGCCGCGCCTGAACGCGTTGATGAACCTGTGGATCGAGCGTGCGTGCAATGTCGAGCTGCTGACCGGCTGTATCTACATCGCCGGCGCCTTCGAGTTCGACGATGTCGAATCCCCTCTGCGCGAGATCCTGGAAAACAACCTGCGCCGCTGGCGTGGAGTGATGGTGCGCACGGTGCGACAGGCGCTGGACGAAGGCCATCTGCGCCCGGATACCGATCCCGAACAGCTCGTGTTCGAGGTCTACAGCCTGATGATCGGGCTGATGCACGATGCCCGCTTCCTGCGCGATCCGAAGGCGCGCGAACGGGTGCGGGCCGCCTACGAGCGCCTGATTTCGACCTATCGCAGTTTCAAGTACATCGAGTAG